A single region of the Acidithiobacillus acidisediminis genome encodes:
- the pyrR gene encoding bifunctional pyr operon transcriptional regulator/uracil phosphoribosyltransferase PyrR yields MASSWDLSTLIDSLESDLRARIDPQDCVMVGIFTGGVWIARELHRRLGIRTPLGELDISFYRDDFSRVGLHPQVKASHIPFRIDGRHLILVDDVLYTGRTIRAALNEIFDYGRPDKITLAVLVDRGLRELPICADVVALKLRSNPHDYIKLRGPNPLSLEFLPGEGAPSP; encoded by the coding sequence ATGGCGTCGTCCTGGGATCTGAGTACCCTGATCGATTCTCTGGAATCCGATTTGCGGGCGCGCATTGATCCACAAGACTGCGTCATGGTGGGAATTTTTACGGGTGGTGTGTGGATTGCCCGCGAGCTGCACCGGCGTCTCGGCATCCGCACCCCTCTCGGCGAACTGGACATTTCTTTTTATCGCGACGATTTCAGTCGAGTTGGCCTACATCCTCAGGTCAAGGCTTCCCATATTCCTTTCCGCATCGATGGTCGTCACCTGATCCTGGTCGATGATGTCCTGTACACCGGACGAACCATTCGTGCCGCCCTGAACGAGATCTTCGACTATGGCCGTCCGGACAAGATCACCCTGGCGGTGCTTGTTGATCGTGGCCTGCGCGAGCTCCCCATTTGTGCCGATGTGGTCGCCCTCAAACTGCGCAGCAATCCCCATGACTACATCAAATTGCGCGGTCCAAATCCCCTGTCTCTAGAATTTCTCCCCGGGGAAGGGGCGCCCTCGCCATGA
- a CDS encoding aspartate carbamoyltransferase catalytic subunit, translated as MMPWRMGERDPQRDAQGHLRNLLGIEGLREGEILEILDSAESFLGIGERAVKKVPILRGRTLVNLFYENSTRTRSTFELAAKRLSADVLNIAVASSSASKGESLLDTVDNLLAMQVDGFILRHPEAGAAHLLARHLGERAWVVNAGDGQHAHPTQALLDVFTIRRLAGPIHERVVVILGDILHSRVARALIHALSILGCPQIRAVGPRTLVPPELSSLGVHVWHELEPALAGANVVYALRMQRERMDAQRVPSLEEYHRRFGLTADRLRLAAADAVVLHPGPMNRGVELSAEVADGPQAIILDQVTHGLALRMAVLARLAGGSS; from the coding sequence ATGATGCCTTGGCGTATGGGAGAGAGGGATCCGCAGCGCGATGCCCAAGGCCATCTACGGAACCTGCTGGGGATCGAGGGCTTGCGGGAAGGGGAAATTCTCGAAATCCTTGATAGTGCCGAGTCGTTTTTGGGCATTGGCGAGCGCGCGGTCAAGAAGGTCCCCATTCTGCGTGGGCGCACCCTGGTCAACCTATTTTACGAAAATAGCACGCGTACCCGTAGCACCTTTGAGTTGGCGGCCAAGCGTCTCTCGGCCGATGTCCTGAATATTGCCGTGGCGAGCAGCAGCGCCAGCAAGGGCGAGTCTCTGCTCGATACGGTCGATAATCTCCTTGCCATGCAGGTGGATGGCTTTATCCTCCGCCATCCCGAGGCCGGCGCGGCGCACCTGCTCGCGCGCCACTTGGGCGAGCGTGCCTGGGTCGTGAATGCGGGAGACGGGCAACATGCGCACCCTACCCAGGCCTTGCTCGATGTCTTCACTATCCGTCGTTTGGCAGGGCCCATCCACGAGCGGGTGGTGGTCATCCTGGGCGACATCCTGCATTCCCGGGTCGCCCGCGCGCTGATTCACGCCCTGTCCATTCTCGGCTGTCCGCAGATTCGCGCGGTTGGCCCGCGTACCTTGGTACCCCCCGAACTGTCCAGTCTGGGGGTTCACGTCTGGCACGAGCTGGAACCGGCGCTGGCAGGGGCTAATGTGGTCTATGCCCTGCGCATGCAGCGAGAACGCATGGATGCCCAGCGCGTCCCTAGTTTGGAGGAGTATCATCGTCGTTTTGGTCTGACCGCGGATCGCTTGCGCCTCGCCGCAGCGGATGCCGTGGTGTTGCATCCCGGCCCCATGAATCGCGGTGTCGAACTCAGTGCCGAGGTAGCGGACGGTCCCCAAGCGATTATCCTCGACCAAGTGACGCATGGCCTGGCCCTGCGCATGGCGGTATTGGCACGACTGGCGGGAGGATCCTCGTGA
- a CDS encoding dihydroorotase, with product MLRRVIRHLRLIDPVSGRDTVGDLALEEGKIRACGEIPGDFAAEEVIDGSGLVACPAFIETQFQAHTPGSGRNGDLFSELRAAAAGGFGSVLLDPATDPVADQPGILHEQQAAATAAGLLRVHAAAALTLGLKGTALSEMDALARAGAQVFSQGQEPIVDSQRLRLALSYAADLGRTVFLWPEDGALAAAGVLDEGPWSLRLGLAGRPQAAEEIGVERDRRIAALAGAAVHFPALSSAAAIHQVAAARRTGQAISCGVSLHHLLLSDADVGYFNTHIKTLPPLRSQENRVALRQALADGAIQCLTSQHLPWGREEEGQTFAQAPFGLAAAEWALPLALRLVEEGCLDLLTLIRLFTTGPAAVIGLPAPTLQPGAPADLCLFDPNAEVVPLAQGFSCGRNHPYAGWSLRGRVRYLFVAGQIRHCSSAA from the coding sequence ATGCTTCGGCGCGTGATCCGCCATCTTCGCTTGATTGACCCCGTCAGCGGTAGGGATACCGTCGGTGATTTGGCACTGGAGGAAGGGAAAATTCGTGCTTGTGGGGAAATTCCCGGCGACTTTGCGGCGGAAGAGGTCATCGATGGCAGCGGGCTGGTGGCCTGCCCGGCCTTCATCGAGACCCAATTCCAGGCCCATACCCCGGGATCGGGGCGAAATGGCGACCTCTTCAGTGAACTGCGTGCCGCCGCCGCCGGGGGTTTTGGGAGTGTGCTCCTCGACCCGGCCACGGATCCTGTGGCGGACCAGCCAGGAATCCTCCACGAACAGCAGGCGGCTGCCACAGCAGCAGGGCTGTTGCGCGTGCATGCCGCAGCGGCCCTGACCCTGGGCTTGAAAGGAACGGCATTGAGCGAGATGGATGCCTTGGCCCGAGCTGGTGCGCAGGTCTTCAGCCAAGGCCAGGAGCCGATTGTCGATAGTCAGCGTTTGCGCCTCGCCTTGAGCTATGCCGCGGACCTCGGGCGCACGGTATTTCTCTGGCCCGAAGACGGAGCACTCGCGGCGGCCGGGGTTCTGGATGAGGGGCCCTGGAGTCTGCGTCTTGGGCTCGCGGGCCGGCCGCAGGCCGCCGAAGAAATTGGCGTGGAACGGGATCGACGGATTGCCGCCCTGGCAGGGGCCGCCGTACATTTTCCGGCGTTAAGCAGCGCTGCCGCCATCCATCAGGTCGCCGCCGCACGACGGACCGGACAGGCCATCAGTTGCGGTGTTAGTTTGCACCACCTGCTATTGAGCGACGCGGATGTGGGCTATTTCAATACCCATATCAAGACATTGCCGCCATTGCGCAGTCAGGAAAACCGTGTGGCTCTGCGACAGGCCCTGGCGGATGGCGCTATCCAGTGCCTGACCAGCCAACATTTGCCCTGGGGACGGGAAGAGGAGGGGCAGACCTTTGCGCAGGCTCCCTTTGGCTTAGCAGCGGCAGAATGGGCGCTGCCCCTGGCTTTGCGCCTGGTGGAGGAGGGGTGTCTGGACCTGCTCACCCTCATCCGCCTGTTCACCACCGGTCCTGCCGCGGTCATTGGTTTGCCAGCGCCGACCTTGCAGCCCGGTGCCCCCGCCGATCTCTGTCTCTTCGATCCGAATGCAGAAGTCGTCCCTCTGGCACAAGGCTTCAGTTGTGGGCGCAATCATCCCTACGCCGGCTGGTCCCTGCGTGGGCGGGTCCGCTATCTCTTCGTTGCAGGACAGATTCGCCATTGTAGCTCGGCGGCATGA
- a CDS encoding sensor histidine kinase: MKRPNSLSWLTVFGFGLAIVPLVLVIVSITLTIARFAEEGQSSILRAVALSDSANRMANAVRSMERYGLQYTVLQDSALLVLFQQSFDEYQQVSKRFAAAGPSKVDQRRLRHLNENLAKARRALPLAALEGGRGTLDQDFSTASHEMQQLQEDVNDGISAQVKHLGDRALQIKRLTLYEVLLALPLTIVVAIFFIILITRPIKRLDRAISGLGDGDLSSNIEVSGPKDIAALGDRLEWLRKHLQELEATKVHFLRQLSHELKTPLTAIREGSELLQEELGQGLIAEQREIVDIVRDNSLRLQRLIEDLLRFSMAEGPISAGMQHPIPLHEVLEELLLSYKPVLRSKGIRLESQVSELWTSAHRDRIRTILDNLLSNAVKFSPQGATIRVALRQDAEEAVIDVIDGGPGVAREERDKIFDILYRGSASESGKIEGSGLGLAITREYVLSYGGSLEILDTEGPGAHFQVRLPISRHDPLEPGAERLR, encoded by the coding sequence ATGAAGCGCCCGAATTCCCTCTCCTGGTTGACGGTTTTTGGCTTTGGCCTGGCCATCGTACCGCTGGTGTTGGTGATCGTGAGTATCACGCTGACCATCGCCCGGTTTGCCGAGGAGGGCCAGAGTAGCATTTTGCGGGCGGTGGCACTCAGCGACAGCGCCAATCGTATGGCCAATGCGGTGCGCTCAATGGAGCGCTATGGCCTGCAATACACCGTCTTGCAAGACTCCGCCTTGCTGGTTTTGTTTCAGCAGAGTTTTGACGAATATCAGCAGGTGAGCAAACGCTTTGCGGCGGCGGGACCGAGCAAGGTCGATCAGCGGCGTTTGCGGCACCTCAACGAGAATCTGGCCAAGGCACGTCGGGCCTTGCCGCTGGCGGCACTGGAAGGTGGGCGAGGCACCCTCGACCAGGATTTCAGTACTGCCAGTCACGAGATGCAGCAGCTCCAGGAAGATGTCAATGATGGCATCAGCGCCCAAGTGAAACATCTCGGCGATCGGGCCCTGCAAATCAAGCGGCTCACCCTGTATGAGGTGCTCCTCGCCTTGCCATTGACCATCGTGGTGGCCATTTTCTTCATCATCCTCATTACCCGGCCCATTAAACGTCTGGATCGGGCCATCTCCGGCCTGGGCGATGGTGATCTCAGCAGCAATATCGAGGTCAGCGGTCCCAAGGACATTGCCGCCCTGGGAGACCGGCTGGAGTGGTTGCGCAAGCACCTGCAAGAACTCGAGGCGACCAAGGTCCACTTCTTGCGCCAGCTTTCCCATGAACTGAAAACCCCGCTCACCGCAATTCGCGAAGGATCCGAGCTGCTGCAAGAGGAACTGGGCCAAGGGTTGATCGCCGAACAGAGAGAAATCGTTGATATCGTTCGCGACAACAGCCTGCGTTTGCAACGCCTGATCGAGGATCTATTGCGCTTCAGCATGGCCGAGGGTCCAATCAGTGCGGGCATGCAACACCCCATTCCTCTGCATGAAGTCCTGGAAGAGCTACTGCTGAGCTATAAACCAGTCTTGCGCAGCAAGGGGATACGGCTGGAGAGTCAGGTCAGCGAATTATGGACGTCAGCGCATCGTGATCGGATTCGCACCATTTTGGATAATCTCTTGTCTAACGCCGTGAAGTTTTCGCCCCAGGGCGCTACGATACGGGTTGCCCTGCGCCAAGATGCGGAAGAGGCTGTCATAGACGTCATCGATGGCGGGCCTGGGGTGGCGCGTGAGGAACGCGATAAGATCTTTGATATTCTATACCGTGGTAGCGCCAGTGAGTCCGGTAAGATCGAGGGCAGCGGTTTGGGGCTCGCAATTACCCGTGAGTACGTTTTGAGTTATGGGGGAAGTCTTGAAATTCTCGATACAGAAGGGCCAGGGGCACATTTTCAGGTTCGCCTACCCATTAGCCGCCATGACCCTCTTGAGCCTGGGGCTGAGCGGCTGCGCTGA
- a CDS encoding sigma 54-interacting transcriptional regulator: protein MAKALKILLVDDDADLLRLLSLRMKSAGYQISTAANGREALSLLAIEHPALVITDLKMDEMDGMALLDAIRRDYPTLPVIILTAHGSIPDALLAANQGVFAFLTKPFDGKELMAEVERAFQLTAATPTGKKGRNDGGWERILTRSAKMQALLDQARLVAAADASVFIHGASGTGKELLAQAIHQASNRRERPFVAVNCGAFPEQLLESELFGHKKGSFTGASGNHVGLFQAADGGTLFLDEIGDMPLALQVKLLRALQERQIRPVGATETIPVDVRVLSASHRDLEAEMAERRFRDDLYYRLCVVTLELPSLAERPEDIPLLAEHFLREAAQRNRKDVRGIAPEAMELLVTAAWPGNVRQLANVIEQAVVLSTTPRIGAPLIRHALRDRDGEVVPLADAKGRFEMNYLIQLMRMTRGNVSQAAQLAQRNRTEFYRLLRRYHLDPANFKEEGAGDES from the coding sequence TTGGCCAAGGCACTGAAGATTTTACTGGTGGATGATGACGCCGATCTGTTGCGGCTGTTGTCGTTGCGGATGAAGAGTGCTGGCTACCAGATCAGTACCGCCGCCAATGGCCGCGAGGCACTTTCGCTTCTGGCCATTGAACATCCGGCCTTGGTCATCACCGATCTGAAGATGGACGAAATGGACGGCATGGCTTTGCTCGATGCCATTCGCCGAGACTATCCGACGCTGCCGGTCATTATTCTGACGGCGCATGGGTCCATCCCTGACGCCTTGCTGGCCGCCAATCAGGGGGTCTTTGCCTTCCTGACCAAACCATTTGATGGCAAGGAACTCATGGCAGAGGTCGAGCGCGCATTTCAGCTGACCGCAGCCACGCCCACTGGAAAAAAGGGTCGGAACGATGGAGGTTGGGAACGAATTCTCACGCGGAGTGCCAAGATGCAGGCCTTGCTGGATCAGGCGCGTTTGGTAGCCGCCGCTGATGCCAGCGTTTTCATCCATGGTGCCAGTGGCACGGGCAAGGAACTGCTCGCCCAGGCCATTCATCAAGCCAGTAACCGGCGCGAGCGGCCCTTTGTCGCGGTGAACTGTGGTGCATTCCCTGAACAACTGCTGGAATCCGAACTTTTTGGCCATAAGAAGGGCTCTTTTACGGGGGCGTCTGGCAATCATGTCGGCCTGTTTCAGGCCGCAGACGGCGGTACGCTGTTTCTTGACGAGATTGGGGATATGCCGCTTGCCTTGCAGGTCAAGCTGCTGCGCGCCCTGCAAGAGCGACAGATTCGTCCAGTTGGAGCGACGGAGACCATCCCCGTCGATGTGCGGGTACTTTCTGCGAGTCACCGCGATCTGGAAGCTGAAATGGCTGAGCGCCGTTTCCGTGACGATCTCTATTATCGGCTTTGTGTCGTTACTCTCGAGCTTCCGTCGCTGGCCGAGCGCCCTGAGGATATTCCGCTATTGGCGGAGCATTTTCTGCGGGAGGCGGCGCAACGCAATCGCAAGGATGTGCGGGGGATTGCCCCCGAGGCGATGGAATTGCTGGTTACTGCGGCCTGGCCCGGAAATGTCCGCCAGTTGGCCAATGTCATCGAACAGGCGGTGGTGCTCTCCACGACGCCACGCATCGGCGCGCCGCTGATTCGCCATGCCTTGCGCGATCGCGATGGCGAGGTGGTTCCCCTGGCCGATGCCAAGGGACGTTTCGAGATGAATTACCTCATTCAGCTCATGCGCATGACGCGCGGCAATGTCAGTCAGGCCGCACAACTGGCGCAGCGCAATCGCACAGAGTTTTATCGTCTGCTGCGTCGCTACCATCTCGATCCGGCAAACTTCAAGGAAGAAGGCGCCGGCGACGAATCCTGA
- a CDS encoding diguanylate cyclase domain-containing protein → MTTQRKTVFPAELEQQRQTVLAAVEDAARDAFVELCQEPEIADYVAGLDAAALHHLQQAQHLHFARLLTEEDPHVRDSHSCDLGKVHQRLDLPADWLVLASGLFSAHLRRTLMPLIQVMPEWEQRIIRRLANDLVLQLRTMRRLEAEEEQIIERIDLLLLSEPDEQQLLQRMLKKIVLIPGIDGAWIGKPMDGKLQPIAIAGERMASYLEQVDIRIDAGPMAQGPMGRAWRSGQPVAIADLQSDPLFRPWQETLQSTGGWRSSMACPIQIAGAQQALFGTYSCIPRYFSSPYRRRRLMQLARMLGIALEKQDQRERLERSNRLYQIFLSEGDILMRSRSPQAILRRTCHRLVENGLFRTAFVVQPDASGHFVPISAAGVNSDRLSQARIPVDQRNPPSLLATAWNKRRSQYHNRYRDDPTYQHLEPLFAEFGWESIAIMPIFHRSALWGLLVVASARLDYFEHTLLSALARMAKMLGFGLDELTLKNQIEAEREEQSWRAEHDLLTELPNRAAYLTRLPQAMESDRECLIAVGMMDLDDFKPVNDRYGHAAGDWVLQTIAQRLRAATREGDLVARFGGDEFALLLSELHSMDDLERVLHRVRDAIRSPITLVTGQSVQIGASLGITLYPLDEAPAEILLRHADQALYQAKNDKSRRERFFRLYDGIEEVSLPEIPGPQN, encoded by the coding sequence ATGACAACCCAGCGTAAGACGGTATTCCCAGCAGAATTGGAACAGCAGCGGCAGACCGTTCTGGCCGCCGTAGAAGACGCTGCCAGAGATGCCTTTGTCGAACTCTGTCAGGAGCCAGAAATCGCGGATTATGTGGCAGGTTTGGATGCGGCCGCGTTGCATCACCTGCAGCAGGCGCAGCACCTGCACTTCGCCCGCCTCCTGACCGAAGAGGATCCACACGTACGCGACAGTCACAGCTGTGACTTGGGCAAGGTGCATCAGCGTCTGGACCTCCCTGCGGATTGGTTGGTATTGGCCAGTGGTCTTTTCTCTGCGCATCTACGGCGCACCCTGATGCCGCTGATACAGGTGATGCCGGAATGGGAGCAGCGGATCATTCGGCGGCTCGCCAACGACTTGGTGTTGCAACTGCGTACCATGCGCCGGCTGGAGGCAGAAGAAGAGCAAATTATCGAAAGAATCGATCTTTTGCTGCTCAGTGAGCCAGATGAGCAGCAGCTCTTGCAGCGCATGCTCAAAAAAATCGTGCTGATTCCTGGGATCGATGGCGCCTGGATCGGAAAGCCGATGGACGGCAAGTTGCAGCCGATCGCGATAGCAGGGGAGCGAATGGCGAGCTATCTGGAGCAGGTGGATATTCGCATCGACGCCGGTCCGATGGCGCAGGGGCCCATGGGGCGAGCCTGGCGTAGCGGCCAACCGGTAGCAATTGCGGATCTGCAGAGCGACCCGCTATTCCGGCCTTGGCAAGAAACCTTGCAGAGCACGGGTGGTTGGCGGAGCTCAATGGCTTGCCCCATCCAGATCGCAGGAGCGCAGCAGGCCCTGTTTGGCACCTATAGTTGCATTCCGCGCTACTTTTCCTCGCCCTATCGCCGTCGTCGTCTGATGCAACTGGCGCGGATGCTTGGTATCGCCCTGGAAAAGCAGGACCAGCGCGAGCGTCTGGAACGGAGCAATCGGCTCTATCAGATTTTTTTGAGTGAGGGCGACATCCTGATGCGTTCCCGCTCCCCCCAGGCTATATTGCGCCGTACCTGTCACCGATTGGTAGAAAACGGTCTGTTCCGCACGGCCTTCGTGGTGCAGCCCGATGCCAGCGGACATTTTGTCCCCATCAGTGCTGCCGGGGTCAACAGTGATCGATTGAGTCAGGCGCGGATTCCTGTGGATCAACGAAACCCGCCCAGCTTGCTTGCGACGGCTTGGAACAAGCGACGCTCGCAATACCACAATCGGTATCGTGATGATCCAACGTACCAACATCTCGAGCCACTCTTTGCGGAGTTTGGCTGGGAAAGCATAGCCATTATGCCCATTTTTCATCGCTCCGCACTCTGGGGGCTGCTCGTGGTGGCGAGTGCCAGGCTGGATTATTTTGAACATACGTTGCTCTCAGCGTTGGCCCGTATGGCGAAAATGCTCGGCTTTGGTCTGGACGAGTTGACACTGAAAAATCAAATTGAAGCAGAACGAGAGGAGCAAAGCTGGCGGGCCGAGCATGATCTGCTTACCGAGCTCCCCAATCGCGCAGCCTATTTGACGAGACTGCCGCAAGCGATGGAGTCGGATCGAGAGTGCCTGATCGCGGTCGGTATGATGGATCTGGATGATTTCAAGCCGGTGAATGACCGTTACGGTCATGCCGCGGGCGATTGGGTTTTGCAGACGATTGCGCAGCGCCTGCGCGCCGCAACCCGCGAAGGGGACTTGGTAGCCCGTTTTGGTGGCGATGAATTTGCCCTATTGCTCAGTGAGTTGCATTCCATGGATGACTTGGAACGAGTCCTGCACCGAGTGCGTGATGCGATTCGCTCGCCCATCACTCTCGTAACGGGTCAGTCCGTGCAAATCGGCGCGAGCCTCGGTATTACCCTCTATCCTCTGGATGAGGCGCCTGCTGAAATCCTGCTGCGCCACGCCGACCAGGCGCTCTACCAGGCCAAGAATGACAAATCTAGGCGCGAGAGATTTTTTCGTCTGTATGATGGGATTGAAGAGGTGTCTCTTCCTGAAATTCCAGGGCCGCAGAATTGA
- the msrB gene encoding peptide-methionine (R)-S-oxide reductase MsrB translates to MNTSSAGYDLTPITAEERARRGQHLPPEVRHVLFEHGTEAPFCGGLLEEKRQGLFACALCHLPLFRSEKKFDSGTGWPSFTTPFAPDHIRELRDTSHGMTRTEIRCARCDSHLGHVFPDGPAPTGLRYCLNSAALEFQEETPLQSHHTDEKISRA, encoded by the coding sequence ATGAACACGTCATCCGCTGGATATGATCTCACCCCCATTACCGCCGAGGAGCGCGCTCGACGCGGACAGCACCTGCCGCCAGAGGTCCGCCACGTGTTGTTTGAGCATGGCACTGAGGCGCCCTTTTGTGGTGGATTGCTGGAAGAAAAACGTCAGGGCCTATTTGCTTGTGCCCTATGTCATCTGCCGCTCTTTCGCTCGGAGAAAAAATTTGACTCCGGCACCGGTTGGCCAAGCTTCACTACGCCGTTTGCGCCTGACCACATCCGCGAGCTTCGCGACACGAGCCACGGCATGACTCGTACCGAAATTCGTTGTGCCCGCTGCGATAGCCATCTGGGCCATGTGTTTCCCGATGGACCAGCACCGACGGGCCTACGTTATTGTCTCAATTCTGCGGCCCTGGAATTTCAGGAAGAGACACCTCTTCAATCCCATCATACAGACGAAAAAATCTCTCGCGCCTAG
- the msrA gene encoding peptide-methionine (S)-S-oxide reductase MsrA produces the protein MLKTALPLPAWQDPDADTPGRIVLAGGCFWCVEGLYRELDGVESVVSGYTGGRAEEADYRTVCSGSTNHVEAVDLHYNAAQLNFGQILQIFFGVAHDPTQRDRQGNDVGRQYRSAIFFLNDAQADMIRAYIAQIEAAGYFSQPIVTEILPLETFYPAEAYHQDYARRNPDQPYICAVAQPKMHALAALFPQYRRKA, from the coding sequence ATGCTGAAAACCGCTCTTCCACTACCGGCCTGGCAGGATCCGGACGCCGATACACCGGGGCGAATCGTCCTGGCGGGCGGCTGCTTCTGGTGTGTGGAAGGGCTGTATCGCGAGCTCGATGGGGTAGAGTCGGTCGTGTCAGGTTACACGGGAGGGCGCGCAGAAGAGGCGGACTACCGCACCGTATGTAGTGGCAGTACGAATCATGTCGAAGCCGTCGATCTCCACTACAACGCTGCCCAGCTAAATTTTGGTCAGATTCTCCAGATATTTTTCGGCGTTGCCCATGATCCCACCCAACGGGATCGCCAGGGTAACGATGTAGGTCGACAGTACCGCTCAGCCATATTCTTCCTCAACGACGCGCAGGCGGATATGATCCGCGCCTATATTGCGCAAATCGAGGCGGCTGGCTACTTCTCGCAACCCATCGTGACGGAAATCCTGCCTCTCGAGACCTTCTATCCGGCTGAAGCCTACCACCAGGATTACGCTCGACGTAACCCAGATCAACCCTATATCTGCGCTGTGGCGCAACCGAAGATGCACGCCCTGGCGGCGCTGTTCCCACAATATCGGAGGAAAGCATGA
- a CDS encoding tyrosine-type recombinase/integrase, translating into MAAIEKRIASDGSVSYRVKIRLRGHPVQSATFASLAKARQWAQATESGIRDGRYFKTSEAKKHTLAEAIERYEREKLGTMRAKEARKQHLDYWRAELGTLPLADVTPAIIKERLARLADEPSQRTGKLRSASTLNHYRQALASVLTEAVKNWEWLDASPMVKVGKKSEPRGRVRFLSDDERERLLTACKESSNPDLYLAVLLALTTGARQGESMGATWKQIDLQRATLQLEETKNGSRRALHLTAPVLALLKERSKVRRIDSDLLFPSRVNPRQPVDLRQPWEQALKRAGIEDFHWHDLRHTFASYAAMSGATLPELAALLGHKTLAMVQRYAHLSPQHTASLAEKVAAQMVQA; encoded by the coding sequence ATGGCCGCCATAGAGAAGCGCATAGCATCCGATGGTTCAGTATCGTACCGCGTCAAGATTCGCCTGCGCGGGCATCCTGTACAGAGCGCCACCTTTGCCAGCCTTGCCAAGGCCCGGCAATGGGCACAAGCCACAGAATCAGGCATCCGGGACGGTAGGTACTTCAAAACGTCCGAAGCCAAGAAACACACTCTGGCGGAAGCTATCGAGCGATACGAGCGCGAGAAGCTGGGCACCATGCGGGCCAAGGAAGCCCGAAAGCAGCACCTCGACTACTGGCGGGCAGAGTTGGGCACCCTGCCCCTTGCGGACGTTACCCCGGCCATCATCAAGGAACGCCTAGCACGTCTTGCCGATGAACCCAGCCAGCGCACCGGGAAGCTGCGGAGCGCGTCAACTCTGAACCATTACCGGCAAGCCCTCGCCAGCGTCCTGACTGAGGCTGTCAAAAATTGGGAATGGCTGGACGCCTCGCCAATGGTGAAGGTGGGCAAGAAAAGCGAGCCAAGGGGCCGCGTGCGTTTTCTTTCCGACGACGAGCGCGAGCGATTGCTTACCGCGTGCAAGGAGTCGAGCAACCCCGATTTATACCTAGCCGTCCTGCTGGCGCTCACCACTGGCGCACGTCAGGGCGAATCAATGGGCGCGACGTGGAAGCAGATAGACTTGCAGCGTGCCACCCTACAGCTTGAGGAAACCAAAAACGGCAGCCGCCGCGCTCTCCACCTTACCGCGCCTGTCTTGGCGTTGCTCAAGGAACGCTCGAAGGTTAGAAGGATAGACAGCGACTTGCTCTTTCCTTCCCGCGTGAACCCGCGCCAGCCCGTGGACTTGCGGCAGCCGTGGGAGCAGGCCCTAAAGCGTGCGGGCATCGAGGACTTCCACTGGCATGACTTGCGGCACACTTTCGCCAGCTATGCCGCCATGAGTGGGGCAACCCTTCCCGAACTCGCCGCGCTGCTGGGGCATAAGACGCTTGCGATGGTGCAGCGTTACGCGCACTTGTCGCCTCAGCATACCGCTTCACTGGCGGAAAAAGTCGCCGCTCAGATGGTGCAGGCATGA
- a CDS encoding toprim domain-containing protein: MTDIIEQFMAALSAGGIELAKGERITPDGRLHRVRLATDKAGQRTGWYRLHPDEPPAGVAGDWRTGCRVNWCSKRPERLTPAERETLRRRIEREQAEREAEERARHREAAKRGKWAWEHAKPANLAHEYLQRKGLAPGIARQRGDALVLPVLDFSGYLRGVQYIRPDGTKRFIGGMAKAGAYIPAATRPDGTRPLWIAEGWGTACALQAMRPEVCCIAGLDAGNLASVGAEARKRWPALDIVVCPDFDEVGRQKGKEAAEKARARVLPPPAAVPPGCTDWLDIRNAKRQGVKHV, encoded by the coding sequence ATGACTGACATCATCGAGCAATTCATGGCCGCCCTGAGTGCTGGCGGCATCGAGCTTGCCAAGGGCGAGCGGATAACCCCAGACGGCCGCTTGCACCGGGTGCGCCTCGCCACTGACAAGGCGGGACAGCGGACGGGCTGGTATCGTTTGCACCCCGACGAGCCGCCTGCTGGTGTTGCTGGTGACTGGCGCACAGGTTGCCGCGTGAACTGGTGCAGCAAGCGCCCGGAACGCCTCACCCCAGCCGAACGGGAAACCCTGCGCCGCCGCATCGAGCGCGAACAGGCCGAACGTGAGGCCGAGGAACGGGCACGGCACCGGGAAGCAGCCAAGCGGGGAAAATGGGCATGGGAGCACGCCAAGCCTGCGAACCTCGCGCATGAGTACCTGCAACGCAAGGGCCTAGCGCCCGGCATCGCCCGTCAGCGTGGGGACGCCCTGGTCCTGCCTGTTCTCGATTTTTCGGGATACCTGCGCGGGGTGCAGTACATCCGCCCGGACGGTACAAAGCGATTCATTGGCGGCATGGCAAAAGCTGGCGCATATATCCCCGCCGCTACGAGGCCGGACGGCACCCGCCCGCTCTGGATAGCCGAGGGCTGGGGCACCGCCTGCGCTCTGCAAGCCATGAGGCCGGAAGTGTGCTGCATTGCTGGCCTCGACGCGGGAAACCTTGCCAGCGTAGGCGCAGAAGCCCGTAAACGCTGGCCCGCGCTGGACATCGTGGTATGCCCGGACTTCGACGAAGTGGGCCGCCAAAAGGGAAAAGAGGCGGCAGAGAAAGCCCGCGCCCGCGTCCTGCCGCCGCCTGCCGCTGTCCCGCCCGGCTGCACCGATTGGCTAGACATTCGCAACGCCAAGCGACAGGGGGTGAAGCATGTTTGA